In one Natronosalvus amylolyticus genomic region, the following are encoded:
- a CDS encoding ATP-binding protein codes for MSETREVVVGELADGSEVTLPVVELLTGRGFVTGKSGSGKSNTASVIAEELLEAGFPLLIVDTDGEYYGLKEEYEMLHAGADEECDIQIGPEHAEQMASLALEENVPVILDVSGYLDEDEADELLKETARHLFVKEKKLKKPFLLVVEEVHEYIPEGGGVGETGRLLIKIGKRGRKHGLGILGISQRPADVKKDFITQANWLVWHRLTWDNDTKVVGRIIDTEYAELVSELDDGQAFIQTDWMEAGVNKIQFRRKRTFDAGATPGLDDFERPELKSVSDALVDNLQDISERKDREENKIEELEKRLERRESRIDNLEEELSSARDVSEAARQMAEALSGTETVQTTFPESGDDLRRLHEELVDLEAQVEQLETERDELVEQLEERDADLESRENTITRLEGRIDRLEDENDRLRDRCAELEMWLEPDETADDEARMAPDDDGATADDDDAETGTRSETPIVQAGGAPHEFGYTEIDDTRDDEILESDTDDVELALDTSVVVADELETIEELLGLEEIETLVDAACNDSRCTVRTARAVIEVIAIDGPARTETVAASVDRSPVAVQSLVSELRVRDVLDRNDDGTYSLHETLLEAMRSLPEAAAENREESEAEVR; via the coding sequence GTGAGTGAAACGCGCGAAGTCGTGGTGGGTGAACTGGCAGACGGTTCCGAGGTGACGCTGCCGGTCGTCGAACTGCTCACCGGCCGCGGTTTTGTCACCGGGAAATCCGGATCGGGGAAATCGAACACGGCGTCGGTCATCGCCGAGGAACTGCTCGAGGCCGGGTTCCCACTCCTTATCGTCGATACCGACGGCGAGTACTACGGGCTGAAAGAGGAGTACGAGATGTTACACGCGGGGGCCGACGAAGAGTGTGACATCCAGATCGGACCCGAACACGCCGAACAGATGGCGTCACTGGCACTCGAAGAGAACGTGCCCGTGATTCTGGACGTCTCGGGGTATCTCGACGAGGACGAAGCGGACGAACTGCTCAAGGAGACGGCCAGACACCTGTTCGTCAAGGAAAAGAAACTCAAAAAGCCGTTCTTGCTGGTCGTCGAAGAGGTCCACGAGTACATCCCCGAAGGTGGCGGCGTGGGCGAAACCGGCCGACTCCTGATCAAAATCGGGAAACGTGGCCGGAAACACGGCCTCGGAATTTTAGGCATCAGTCAGCGACCCGCAGACGTCAAGAAAGATTTCATCACGCAAGCGAACTGGCTCGTCTGGCACCGACTCACCTGGGACAACGACACCAAAGTCGTTGGCCGGATCATCGACACCGAGTACGCGGAACTCGTCTCCGAACTCGACGACGGGCAGGCTTTTATCCAGACCGACTGGATGGAAGCGGGCGTAAACAAGATCCAGTTCAGGCGCAAGCGCACCTTCGACGCGGGGGCCACACCCGGCCTCGACGATTTCGAACGTCCGGAACTCAAATCCGTTTCCGACGCCCTCGTCGACAACCTCCAGGACATCTCCGAGCGGAAAGACCGCGAAGAGAACAAGATCGAAGAACTCGAGAAACGACTCGAGCGCCGCGAATCCCGTATCGACAACCTCGAGGAGGAACTCTCCTCCGCACGCGACGTCTCCGAGGCGGCCCGCCAGATGGCCGAAGCCCTCTCGGGAACCGAAACCGTGCAGACGACGTTTCCGGAGTCCGGCGACGACCTCCGTCGCCTCCACGAAGAACTCGTCGACCTCGAGGCACAGGTCGAACAACTCGAAACCGAACGAGACGAACTGGTCGAACAACTCGAGGAACGCGACGCCGACCTCGAGTCGCGCGAGAACACGATCACGCGACTCGAGGGTCGGATCGACCGGCTCGAGGACGAAAACGACCGCCTGCGAGACCGATGTGCGGAACTCGAAATGTGGCTCGAGCCTGATGAGACCGCGGATGACGAGGCCAGGATGGCGCCAGACGACGATGGGGCGACAGCAGACGACGATGACGCGGAGACAGGTACACGGTCGGAAACGCCCATCGTCCAGGCCGGTGGCGCTCCCCACGAGTTCGGATACACCGAAATCGACGATACCAGGGATGACGAAATCCTCGAGAGCGACACCGACGACGTCGAACTCGCCCTCGATACCAGCGTCGTCGTGGCCGACGAACTCGAGACGATCGAAGAACTGCTGGGTCTCGAAGAAATCGAGACGCTCGTCGACGCCGCCTGTAACGATTCGCGATGTACCGTTCGGACCGCTCGAGCCGTCATCGAAGTGATCGCCATCGATGGACCGGCACGGACAGAAACGGTGGCCGCGTCCGTCGACCGCTCGCCCGTGGCCGTTCAGAGTCTGGTCTCGGAACTCCGCGTCAGGGACGTACTCGACCGAAACGACGACGGGACGTATTCCCTGCACGAGACCTTACTCGAGGCGATGCGTTCGCTGCCTGAAGCTGCAGCGGAGAACCGCGAGGAATCCGAAGCAGAAGTTCGATAA
- a CDS encoding alkaline phosphatase family protein — protein METEDDGLRLLVVGLDAGCLPVLEPLFDAGKVPTLRRLFETGASAPLESQLPPWTASAWPSLYTGTNPGKHGVYDFLAFDGYDWDVVNASHVRARPVWELLSDHGHTSVVVNVPVTHPQREFSGALIPGMTAPENPPCHPDGILEDVVDACGEYRVYPQSGGDDETELERYRRTIEGRGDAFRYLLERFDPDFGFVQFQQTDSVFHERPGDKRAIEAVYEAVDEQLARTILEYEPENVLVVSDHGIGRVDGWEFRINEFLRQRGDVVPKSGGEGMPTWTRAWQNDLLEGSSAGTNAAEASVFEQLMAGAARVGLTTQRVAAGLEAVGLKEVIGKRVPNEVIRAASEQVDFAASKAYLRSKSELGVRINLEGREPDGVVSQDEYDEYREALIEDLSNVQTPDGDPMFDTVAPREAVFDGPALESAPDVVIAPAGFDNAVVETLDGELFAEPWEPWNHKRTGVIGAAGAGFDESVSLRGATIFDVAPTICSLFDIEVDEAMDGRVLPLVDASERTQYPEYEPEPITATDDDAVEDRLADLGYL, from the coding sequence ATGGAAACGGAAGACGACGGACTCCGCCTTCTCGTTGTTGGACTCGACGCCGGCTGTCTCCCCGTCCTCGAGCCACTATTCGACGCTGGGAAGGTACCGACGTTGCGCCGACTGTTCGAGACCGGTGCGAGCGCACCGCTCGAGTCTCAGCTCCCGCCCTGGACGGCGAGTGCATGGCCCTCGTTGTACACGGGAACGAATCCGGGAAAACACGGCGTCTACGACTTTCTGGCCTTCGACGGCTACGACTGGGACGTCGTAAACGCGAGCCACGTCAGGGCTCGTCCGGTTTGGGAACTGCTGAGCGATCACGGACACACGAGCGTCGTCGTCAACGTGCCAGTGACTCATCCACAGCGGGAGTTTTCCGGCGCGTTGATTCCAGGGATGACTGCCCCCGAAAACCCACCCTGTCACCCCGACGGCATCCTCGAGGACGTTGTCGATGCCTGTGGGGAGTATCGAGTCTATCCACAGAGTGGTGGGGACGACGAAACGGAACTCGAGCGCTACCGGCGGACAATCGAAGGGCGAGGCGACGCGTTTCGCTACTTGCTCGAGCGCTTCGACCCGGACTTCGGCTTCGTGCAGTTCCAGCAGACCGATTCGGTATTCCACGAGCGCCCTGGCGACAAACGCGCGATAGAAGCCGTCTACGAGGCCGTCGACGAACAACTTGCCCGAACGATACTCGAGTACGAACCCGAAAACGTCCTCGTCGTCAGCGACCACGGGATCGGTCGGGTCGACGGCTGGGAGTTCCGTATCAACGAGTTTCTGCGTCAGCGCGGAGATGTCGTCCCCAAAAGCGGCGGCGAGGGGATGCCGACCTGGACACGAGCCTGGCAAAACGACTTACTCGAGGGGTCCAGCGCCGGAACCAACGCAGCGGAAGCGTCCGTCTTCGAACAACTGATGGCGGGTGCCGCCCGCGTCGGGCTAACTACCCAGCGTGTCGCCGCCGGACTCGAGGCGGTCGGACTGAAAGAAGTCATCGGGAAACGGGTTCCAAACGAGGTCATTCGCGCCGCGAGCGAGCAGGTGGATTTCGCCGCCTCGAAGGCCTATCTTCGATCGAAGAGTGAACTGGGCGTTCGGATCAATCTCGAGGGCCGTGAGCCAGACGGGGTCGTGAGCCAGGACGAGTACGACGAGTACCGCGAGGCCCTTATCGAAGACCTCTCGAACGTGCAAACGCCGGACGGGGACCCGATGTTCGATACCGTCGCGCCACGGGAGGCCGTGTTCGATGGGCCGGCACTCGAGAGCGCGCCGGACGTCGTGATCGCTCCTGCCGGGTTCGACAACGCAGTCGTCGAAACGCTCGATGGTGAGCTGTTTGCCGAGCCGTGGGAGCCCTGGAACCACAAACGGACGGGGGTGATTGGCGCAGCTGGCGCGGGGTTCGACGAGAGCGTCTCGCTCAGGGGAGCGACGATTTTCGACGTTGCGCCCACGATCTGTTCGCTGTTCGATATCGAGGTCGACGAAGCTATGGACGGGCGGGTTCTGCCGCTGGTTGACGCGAGCGAACGAACCCAGTATCCGGAGTACGAACCCGAACCGATCACGGCGACGGACGACGACGCCGTCGAAGACCGACTGGCCGACCTGGGGTACCTGTAA
- the glmS gene encoding glutamine--fructose-6-phosphate transaminase (isomerizing) has product MCGIIGRVGTDQALESLLTGLENLEYRGYDSAGIAVQNGAGIKIQKRSGNVSELKQSLDSSLLTGEVGIGHTRWSTHGPPTDENAHPHTDSTEDVAVVHNGIIENYSELKTDLRADGHEFTSDTDTEVIPHLIQRYLDRGMDSEAAFRRSVDDLEGSYALAVMVSDEHVLYAARQGSPLVVGLGEDDGVFLASDVPAFLEYTDTVVYLEDGDVAIVRPESVEFTDLEGRPIERTPETIQWDPEAAGKGEYDHFMLKEIYEQPTSLAQAVEGRIDVERDDVYLESFPPGTFEDINRIQFVACGTSYHAALYGSIAMNGAGLQTSVHLANEYSVCAPPVDERTLVIAVTQSGETADTLGAMRRAAAGGARILTVTNVIGSTAARNADDVLLIRAGPEIGVAATKTFSAQAVMLLLLARRLTDDIVGEAVVGGDSMLADIRGIPEKFEAILEDGTAKTLADRYLESQSFFFIGRGLGYPVALEGALKFKEITYEHAEGFASGELKHGPLALVTPETPVFAIFTGQEDEKVLANAEEAHTRGAPVIAICPDGHPATDIADGHLEIPDVDSSLAGLLANVQLQLLSYHAADRLGRPIDKPRNLAKSVTVE; this is encoded by the coding sequence ATGTGTGGCATCATCGGTCGCGTCGGTACCGATCAGGCACTCGAGTCGCTGCTCACGGGACTCGAGAACCTGGAGTATCGGGGCTACGATTCGGCCGGTATCGCCGTCCAGAACGGAGCTGGAATCAAAATCCAGAAACGCTCGGGAAACGTTTCCGAACTGAAGCAGTCACTCGACAGTTCGTTGCTCACCGGCGAAGTCGGGATCGGACACACGCGCTGGAGTACACACGGTCCACCGACCGACGAAAACGCCCATCCGCACACTGATTCGACCGAAGACGTCGCGGTCGTCCACAACGGTATCATCGAGAACTACAGCGAACTCAAAACCGACCTGCGTGCAGACGGTCACGAGTTCACCAGCGACACCGATACCGAGGTGATCCCACACCTGATTCAGCGATATCTCGACCGCGGCATGGATAGCGAAGCCGCCTTCCGGCGCTCCGTCGACGACCTCGAGGGAAGCTACGCGCTCGCGGTCATGGTGTCCGACGAGCACGTCCTCTATGCGGCCAGACAGGGGTCACCGCTCGTCGTCGGTCTTGGCGAGGACGACGGTGTCTTCCTCGCCAGCGACGTCCCTGCATTTCTCGAATACACCGATACCGTGGTCTATCTCGAGGACGGTGACGTCGCTATCGTTCGCCCGGAGAGTGTCGAATTCACCGACCTCGAGGGTCGGCCGATCGAACGAACGCCGGAAACGATTCAGTGGGACCCGGAAGCGGCCGGCAAAGGTGAGTACGACCACTTCATGCTCAAAGAAATTTATGAGCAACCGACGTCCCTGGCGCAGGCTGTCGAGGGCCGGATCGACGTCGAGCGGGACGACGTTTACCTGGAGTCGTTCCCACCGGGAACCTTCGAGGATATCAACCGCATCCAGTTCGTCGCCTGTGGGACGTCCTATCACGCTGCGCTGTATGGGTCGATTGCCATGAACGGAGCGGGCTTGCAGACGAGCGTCCATCTGGCAAACGAGTACAGCGTCTGTGCGCCACCCGTCGACGAGCGAACGCTCGTCATCGCGGTCACCCAGAGTGGCGAGACGGCTGATACACTCGGGGCGATGCGTCGGGCGGCTGCCGGTGGCGCTCGAATTCTGACGGTAACCAACGTGATCGGATCTACGGCTGCCCGGAACGCCGACGACGTGCTCCTCATCCGGGCCGGTCCCGAAATCGGGGTCGCGGCAACCAAGACGTTCTCGGCACAGGCCGTGATGTTGTTGTTGCTCGCCCGTCGCCTCACCGACGACATCGTTGGTGAAGCCGTTGTGGGCGGGGATTCGATGCTGGCCGATATCCGAGGGATTCCGGAAAAGTTCGAGGCGATTCTCGAGGACGGCACCGCGAAAACGCTCGCCGACCGGTATCTCGAGTCCCAGTCGTTTTTCTTCATCGGCCGAGGACTCGGCTACCCAGTCGCGCTCGAGGGGGCCTTAAAATTCAAGGAGATTACGTACGAACACGCCGAGGGCTTCGCGTCTGGGGAACTCAAACACGGGCCACTCGCGCTGGTGACGCCCGAGACACCGGTTTTCGCAATCTTCACTGGACAGGAAGACGAGAAGGTACTGGCAAACGCCGAGGAAGCACACACCAGGGGTGCGCCGGTCATCGCCATCTGCCCCGACGGACACCCAGCAACCGATATCGCTGACGGTCACCTCGAGATTCCCGACGTCGATTCGTCACTTGCAGGCTTGCTCGCGAACGTACAGCTACAGTTGTTGTCTTACCACGCCGCAGACCGACTCGGTCGCCCCATCGACAAACCGCGCAACCTTGCAAAAAGCGTGACGGTCGAGTGA
- a CDS encoding MarR family transcriptional regulator: MSFSTDTQPVESTTDDDLEELPPSAKLVYKVLEYEGAMTQAELASATRLCSRTVRYAITKLEAGDAIESRVSLADARRSIYWIPDEESEGRA, translated from the coding sequence ATGAGTTTCAGCACTGACACCCAGCCTGTAGAATCGACGACAGATGACGACCTCGAGGAGCTGCCACCGAGTGCCAAACTCGTCTACAAGGTCCTCGAGTACGAAGGCGCGATGACACAGGCGGAACTCGCGAGTGCGACACGTCTCTGCTCGCGCACGGTCAGGTATGCGATTACGAAACTCGAGGCAGGCGACGCCATCGAGAGTCGCGTCTCACTCGCCGACGCGCGACGGTCGATCTACTGGATTCCTGATGAGGAATCCGAGGGTCGAGCGTAG
- a CDS encoding lipid II:glycine glycyltransferase FemX, with product MSVTIDRLDPVADREEWDRYVERSAHTHPFYYADALTLQAEVTGTKLHPLVGFKGQEVVGLFPVFEYSKGPVSGVFSPAPYSWVCYLGPALCNVSKLKQRKADRRTNAFLEGCLDWIDGELSPMYTKFDAATLDDVRPFTWNGYDVEPEYTYVVDLEGDAAGLLNRFSSDARSNVRQADEYEGAYTIEEGGIDDIDRIIEQVRARYESQGRSFQLSTEFVNGLYERLPEGSIRPYVCRVDGSFQGGILVVESDTTRYRWQGGVKPEVDIDLAINDLLDWTVMRDGLENGLERYDLVGAGVPSINRYKAKFNPRLETHYTVTAGTFGLDLLIDRYRKSQ from the coding sequence ATGAGCGTCACGATTGACCGACTCGACCCGGTCGCCGACCGCGAGGAATGGGATCGGTACGTCGAGCGGTCGGCCCACACGCATCCGTTCTATTACGCTGACGCGCTGACGTTGCAAGCCGAGGTGACCGGGACGAAACTACACCCGCTCGTCGGTTTCAAAGGCCAGGAAGTCGTTGGTCTCTTTCCTGTCTTCGAGTACTCGAAAGGACCAGTATCGGGTGTGTTCTCCCCGGCACCGTACTCGTGGGTGTGTTATCTCGGTCCGGCGCTCTGTAACGTCTCGAAACTCAAACAGCGGAAAGCCGATCGTCGGACCAATGCCTTCCTCGAGGGATGCCTCGACTGGATCGACGGCGAACTGTCACCCATGTACACCAAGTTCGACGCGGCAACCCTCGACGACGTGCGCCCGTTTACCTGGAACGGCTACGACGTCGAACCCGAGTACACCTACGTCGTCGATCTCGAGGGCGACGCTGCGGGCCTCCTGAACCGCTTCAGTAGCGATGCCCGGAGCAACGTCCGGCAGGCAGACGAGTACGAAGGGGCGTACACCATCGAGGAAGGTGGAATCGACGACATCGACCGAATCATCGAACAGGTCCGTGCACGGTACGAAAGCCAGGGTCGATCGTTCCAACTGTCGACCGAGTTCGTCAACGGCCTCTACGAACGACTTCCCGAGGGGTCGATTCGTCCGTACGTCTGTCGCGTCGATGGCTCGTTTCAGGGCGGTATTCTCGTCGTCGAATCGGACACGACGCGCTATCGCTGGCAGGGTGGCGTCAAACCCGAGGTCGATATCGACCTGGCGATCAACGACCTGCTCGACTGGACGGTTATGCGCGATGGCCTCGAGAATGGCCTCGAACGCTACGACCTGGTCGGGGCTGGCGTCCCGAGTATCAACCGGTACAAAGCGAAGTTCAACCCGCGACTCGAGACCCATTACACCGTCACTGCTGGCACGTTCGGCCTCGACCTGTTGATCGACCGCTATCGGAAGAGTCAGTAG
- the glmU gene encoding bifunctional sugar-1-phosphate nucleotidylyltransferase/acetyltransferase translates to MKAVVLAAGEGTRIRPLSHRLPKPMLPVADRPLVAHTVDAAIDAGATEIVLVIGYESATVRSHFGESYRGTPITYAIQEEQQGTAHAVNAARDVIDGPFAVLNGDNLYDPAAIEQLFDACPAVCAIEVEEPSNYGVLSTDNGTVTGIVEKPAEPPTNLANAGAYAFPAEAKQWLEVPASERGEHEITDVLATVIEQFSVTPITVDRWLDVGRPWELLEANEWKLGDLERRLDGDVSDDAVLEGPVVVEEGATVRAGVVIEGPALIRSGASVGPNAYVRGATLVDEGASVGHAVEIKNSVLSPGATVGHLSYVGDSILGRDVNFGAGTTVANLRHDGGDVRFSVKGSRPSTGRRKFGVVAGDEVKTGINTSLTPGLKLSPEATTQPGETVTRDR, encoded by the coding sequence ATGAAAGCAGTCGTGCTCGCTGCCGGCGAAGGCACCCGTATCCGCCCGCTGTCACACCGGCTCCCGAAACCGATGTTACCCGTCGCTGACCGCCCACTTGTCGCCCACACCGTCGACGCGGCCATCGACGCCGGTGCAACCGAAATCGTGTTGGTAATCGGTTACGAGTCAGCAACCGTCCGTTCGCACTTCGGTGAATCCTATCGCGGAACCCCGATCACCTACGCCATCCAGGAAGAACAGCAGGGAACTGCCCACGCGGTCAACGCCGCTCGAGACGTCATCGACGGCCCCTTTGCCGTCCTCAACGGTGACAACCTCTACGACCCGGCGGCGATCGAACAGCTATTCGACGCCTGCCCGGCAGTCTGTGCAATCGAAGTCGAGGAACCCTCGAACTACGGCGTTTTGAGTACCGACAACGGAACCGTCACCGGTATCGTCGAAAAACCGGCGGAGCCGCCAACGAACCTCGCTAACGCCGGTGCCTACGCGTTCCCGGCCGAGGCAAAACAGTGGCTCGAGGTCCCGGCAAGCGAACGCGGCGAACACGAGATTACTGACGTGCTCGCGACCGTGATCGAACAGTTCTCGGTCACGCCGATCACCGTCGATCGCTGGCTCGACGTCGGTCGCCCCTGGGAGTTGCTCGAGGCAAACGAGTGGAAACTGGGCGACCTCGAGCGCCGGCTCGACGGCGACGTCAGCGACGATGCCGTCCTCGAGGGTCCCGTCGTTGTCGAGGAGGGTGCAACGGTTCGTGCCGGTGTCGTCATCGAAGGACCGGCGTTGATTCGTTCCGGCGCGTCGGTCGGTCCGAACGCGTACGTGCGTGGAGCGACCCTCGTCGACGAGGGGGCATCGGTCGGCCACGCCGTCGAGATCAAAAACAGCGTACTCTCACCCGGTGCCACGGTCGGCCACCTCTCGTACGTGGGCGACAGCATCCTCGGACGGGACGTGAATTTCGGTGCCGGAACGACGGTCGCCAATCTCCGGCACGACGGCGGCGATGTTCGGTTTTCGGTGAAAGGGTCGCGACCATCGACGGGTCGCCGGAAGTTCGGCGTGGTCGCCGGCGACGAGGTAAAAACGGGCATCAATACGAGTCTGACTCCCGGGTTGAAACTCTCCCCGGAGGCGACGACACAGCCCGGAGAGACGGTGACTCGAGATCGATAA
- a CDS encoding translation initiation factor eIF-1A has protein sequence MSEEYQRKNLRMPNDDEVFAVVTEHLGGNHVRLQCQDGKSRLGRIPGRMKYRTWINEDDIVVAEPWDWQDEKATIEWRYTGQDADQLRREGHID, from the coding sequence GTGAGCGAAGAATACCAGCGGAAAAATCTCCGCATGCCAAACGACGACGAAGTATTCGCCGTCGTCACCGAACACCTCGGTGGAAATCACGTTCGACTGCAGTGCCAGGATGGCAAGAGCCGACTGGGACGGATTCCCGGTCGGATGAAATATCGCACCTGGATTAACGAGGACGACATCGTCGTCGCCGAGCCATGGGACTGGCAAGACGAGAAAGCGACCATCGAGTGGCGATACACCGGGCAGGACGCAGACCAGCTGCGCCGCGAAGGACACATCGACTGA
- a CDS encoding DUF7563 family protein: protein MSTTDWTTLESETSTTAPQCVNCGNQVTRQFARVFGDNRDVVHACPDCSTYREMKTSSFIPEQHR from the coding sequence ATGTCGACGACAGATTGGACCACGCTGGAATCCGAAACGAGTACGACAGCCCCACAGTGTGTCAACTGTGGGAACCAGGTAACTCGACAGTTTGCGCGCGTCTTCGGTGATAATCGGGACGTCGTTCACGCCTGCCCCGACTGTTCGACGTACCGAGAAATGAAGACCTCCTCGTTCATTCCCGAACAACATCGATAA
- a CDS encoding DegT/DnrJ/EryC1/StrS family aminotransferase: protein MIRAQPSLLEWSATNAGSTPDESTATVDDGSFSPPTDVETFLQQYADTYRYYGSGKCALRDGLAAVCSPGQNVLVPAYLPDAVVEPLFELGLEPRRYAIYDTLAPVIPDLESRADDRTGAVVSVNYFGFPQPGLEAIAELAHDHDWVHVDDNAHGALSVDETHGLLGTVGDIGITSLWKTLPVGDGAVLYCNDPEIADTFDPSDLAGVADSITREDLAFVCKSIAGDLLDSTAVLNDAVQTLITSRSSQRESDPRGRYESTKAPMSRLSSFVLTRANPIEIVARRRANYLAWHALFHSRPDVTPVFDELPPGICPQVYPVRTAEASKLLGLLERYGIDGAHTWPRLATAVLEDEAYETAHRLAREIVVLPVHQHIDTDTIVAITNEIERSIGYCR, encoded by the coding sequence ATGATACGTGCCCAGCCGTCTCTCCTCGAGTGGTCAGCCACGAACGCAGGGTCGACTCCCGACGAGTCGACTGCAACGGTGGATGACGGATCGTTTTCACCACCAACCGACGTCGAGACCTTCCTTCAGCAGTACGCAGACACATATCGGTACTACGGGTCCGGAAAGTGTGCCCTACGGGACGGCCTCGCGGCGGTCTGTTCGCCCGGTCAGAACGTACTGGTCCCCGCGTACCTCCCGGACGCCGTCGTCGAACCCCTCTTCGAACTCGGACTCGAGCCCAGGCGATACGCCATTTACGACACCCTGGCACCGGTTATTCCCGATCTCGAATCACGGGCGGATGATCGAACGGGCGCCGTCGTGTCGGTCAACTACTTCGGCTTTCCACAGCCGGGCCTCGAGGCGATAGCCGAACTGGCCCACGACCACGACTGGGTACACGTCGACGACAACGCCCACGGTGCACTCAGTGTCGACGAAACCCACGGGCTGCTGGGTACCGTCGGCGACATCGGAATCACGAGCCTCTGGAAAACATTGCCAGTCGGGGATGGCGCAGTCCTGTACTGCAACGATCCCGAAATCGCCGACACCTTCGACCCGTCCGATCTCGCCGGTGTCGCTGATAGCATCACCCGGGAAGACCTCGCCTTCGTTTGTAAATCAATAGCTGGGGACCTCCTAGACTCGACTGCCGTTCTCAATGACGCAGTGCAGACGCTGATTACGTCCCGATCATCGCAACGAGAATCCGATCCGAGGGGGCGATACGAATCGACGAAAGCCCCCATGTCTCGACTCTCTTCGTTCGTTCTCACTCGGGCGAATCCGATCGAAATCGTCGCCCGTCGGCGGGCAAATTATCTCGCCTGGCACGCCCTTTTTCACAGCCGACCTGACGTGACGCCGGTCTTCGACGAACTTCCACCCGGCATCTGCCCACAGGTGTATCCGGTTCGGACCGCCGAGGCCAGCAAACTGCTCGGGTTGCTTGAACGCTACGGCATCGACGGAGCCCACACCTGGCCGCGACTCGCCACGGCGGTCCTCGAGGACGAAGCCTACGAAACGGCACACCGACTGGCTCGAGAAATCGTCGTTCTCCCCGTCCACCAACACATCGACACCGACACTATCGTCGCGATTACGAACGAAATCGAGCGCTCGATCGGTTACTGCCGGTGA